From Caldilineales bacterium, a single genomic window includes:
- a CDS encoding sugar transferase, which produces MAKLFVRFHKQFLIATDVVLVILSFYLAWYVRYQLQWYRSVDPASYTSFDFYLRVSALAAALIFVAFNIEGAYNLPPGTGFLDEFYRLFNGTTTVTIILMVGNYMFQPAYHSRLVYGIGGVLILIFTTLSRLFDRDLLARLRRRGIGAKRVLLVGAGETSRHIMRVLLANRNLGYDVVGFLDDDPERGQRNLGPFTGLGPIENLPQVLNEDHVDEVIITLPWQYHRRIIGVLTQCERQAVRARVVPDVLQMSLDRVDVEVLDGIPLLGVKYVAIAGSRFAVKRAIDLVLATLITLLLAPLMAILIVLIKLDSPGPAFFVHERVGKNGVLFRTFKFRSMVVEAEALRPQLAALNEADGPLFKIRDDPRATRVGRYLRRFSLDELPQLFNVLRGEMSLVGPRPALPDEVAAYESWQRKRLEVMPGITGLWQISGRSDLGFEEMMLLDIYYVENWSPLLDVSIMLRTIPKVLLRHGAY; this is translated from the coding sequence ATGGCTAAACTGTTCGTGCGTTTTCACAAACAGTTCCTCATCGCCACGGACGTCGTCCTGGTCATCCTTTCGTTCTACCTGGCCTGGTACGTTCGCTACCAGTTGCAGTGGTATCGCAGCGTCGATCCGGCCTCCTACACCAGCTTTGACTTCTATTTGCGGGTTTCGGCGCTGGCGGCGGCGCTCATCTTCGTGGCCTTCAACATCGAGGGGGCCTACAACCTGCCGCCGGGGACGGGGTTTCTGGACGAATTCTATCGCCTGTTCAACGGCACGACCACCGTCACCATCATCCTCATGGTCGGCAACTACATGTTCCAGCCGGCCTATCATTCGCGCCTGGTGTACGGCATCGGCGGCGTGCTGATCCTGATCTTCACCACCCTCAGCCGCCTGTTCGACCGCGACCTCTTGGCGCGCTTGCGGCGTCGGGGCATCGGCGCCAAACGCGTCCTCCTTGTCGGCGCCGGCGAGACCAGCCGCCACATCATGCGCGTGCTGCTGGCCAACCGCAACCTGGGCTATGATGTCGTCGGTTTCCTGGACGACGACCCGGAACGCGGCCAGCGCAATCTGGGACCATTCACCGGGCTTGGCCCCATCGAAAACCTGCCCCAGGTTCTGAACGAGGACCATGTCGATGAGGTCATCATCACCCTGCCCTGGCAATACCATCGCCGCATCATCGGCGTCCTCACCCAGTGCGAGCGCCAGGCGGTCCGCGCCCGCGTCGTGCCCGATGTCTTGCAGATGAGCCTCGACCGGGTGGATGTCGAGGTCTTGGATGGCATCCCCCTGTTGGGGGTGAAGTACGTTGCCATCGCCGGCTCCCGCTTCGCCGTCAAACGGGCCATCGACCTGGTGCTGGCGACGCTGATAACCCTGCTCCTGGCGCCGCTCATGGCCATCCTGATCGTGCTGATCAAACTCGACTCGCCTGGCCCGGCCTTCTTCGTCCACGAGCGCGTGGGCAAGAACGGCGTCCTCTTCCGCACCTTCAAGTTCCGCTCTATGGTGGTCGAGGCCGAAGCCCTGCGCCCACAGCTCGCCGCCCTCAACGAAGCCGATGGCCCGCTGTTCAAGATCCGCGACGACCCGCGCGCCACCCGCGTCGGTCGCTACCTCCGCCGCTTCAGCCTCGACGAACTGCCCCAACTCTTCAACGTTCTGCGCGGCGAGATGAGCCTGGTGGGGCCGCGCCCCGCCCTGCCCGACGAAGTGGCCGCTTACGAGTCCTGGCAGCGCAAACGGCTGGAAGTCATGCCCGGCATCACCGGCCTCTGGCAGATTTCCGGCCGCTCGGATTTGGGCTTCGAGGAAATGATGCTCCTGGACATCTACTACGTCGAGAACTGGTCGCCGCTTCTTGACGTCAGTATCATGCTGCGCACGATCCCCAAAGTCCTGCTGCGCCACGGCGCCTACTGA
- the rnpA gene encoding ribonuclease P protein component: protein MHRRHRLTANERFQQVRRQGQSREERLVVLIYLPNDLPYSRFGFAASRRVGKAVRRNRARRLLRESVRLQFETLAAGWDMIFIARTGTATATFQQVDSDCRKALRRAGLLRLPDPPLLPEPPLPVEPTS from the coding sequence GTGCATCGTCGCCATCGGCTGACTGCAAATGAACGCTTCCAGCAGGTGCGCCGGCAGGGCCAGAGCCGTGAAGAACGCCTCGTCGTCCTCATCTACCTGCCCAACGACTTGCCCTACAGCCGCTTTGGCTTTGCCGCCAGCCGGCGCGTGGGCAAGGCCGTCCGCCGCAACCGCGCCCGGCGCCTGCTGCGCGAATCGGTCAGGTTGCAGTTCGAGACCCTCGCCGCCGGTTGGGATATGATCTTCATCGCCCGTACGGGAACGGCTACGGCCACGTTCCAGCAAGTCGACAGCGACTGCCGCAAAGCCCTGCGCCGCGCTGGCCTGCTGCGCTTGCCGGACCCTCCACTACTGCCGGAGCCGCCGCTACCCGTGGAGCCGACCTCGTGA
- a CDS encoding protein jag has translation MTEFSGRTVTEAIETGLQDLGLAPDQVEVEVLEEGRGGVFGMGAKLARVRLIPRGQDAVIAPAADQPEAEAAPTHSQPEPAPVASEAEASPLAPDPLLETARDFLQGLLDHMELPATVEANKEPPADGEDEETYYLNIAGDDLSLLIGRRGETLDALQYLVRLVVNQRTHKWPHIEIDVEHYKKRRQHGLQRLAEQMAAQAVSEHRTMVLEAMAPRDRRIIHMTLRDRSDVTTKSIGEGENRKVTIVPT, from the coding sequence ATGACAGAATTTAGCGGTCGCACCGTCACCGAGGCCATCGAAACGGGCTTGCAGGACCTGGGCCTGGCGCCTGACCAGGTCGAGGTCGAAGTCCTGGAAGAGGGGCGAGGGGGAGTCTTTGGCATGGGCGCCAAACTGGCCCGCGTGCGCCTGATCCCCCGCGGGCAGGACGCCGTCATCGCCCCCGCCGCCGACCAGCCAGAAGCCGAGGCGGCGCCGACCCACAGCCAACCTGAACCCGCCCCTGTCGCCAGCGAAGCCGAGGCATCACCCCTTGCCCCCGACCCCCTCCTGGAGACGGCGCGCGACTTTCTGCAAGGGCTGCTCGACCACATGGAACTCCCGGCCACCGTCGAGGCCAACAAAGAGCCGCCCGCCGACGGCGAAGACGAGGAAACCTACTACCTCAACATCGCCGGCGACGACCTCAGCCTGCTCATCGGTCGCCGCGGCGAGACGCTGGACGCCCTCCAATACCTGGTGCGGCTGGTGGTCAACCAGCGCACACACAAATGGCCGCACATCGAAATCGACGTCGAGCACTACAAGAAACGCCGCCAACACGGCTTGCAGCGTCTGGCCGAACAGATGGCCGCCCAGGCCGTCAGCGAGCATCGCACCATGGTGCTCGAGGCCATGGCCCCGCGCGACCGTCGCATCATCCACATGACCCTGCGCGACCGCAGCGATGTCACGACCAAGAGCATCGGCGAGGGCGAAAACCGCAAAGTGACCATCGTCCCCACCTGA
- a CDS encoding YgeY family selenium metabolism-linked hydrolase: MATPTFTLTADQQSACTDFLSRLVATPSLSGQEAAVARQVADEMRNCGFPGVRCDRIGNIVGRYGRPGGPVLLLNAHMDTVDVADPDAWRHDPFGAEIQDGQLFGRGSADMKGALAAMVHGIGLLCRQGIDLPGEVIVAAVVQEEPTEGMAMRVLVQEEGIRPDWVILGEPTNLQLARGQRGRMELHVTVFGRSAHASSPEAGENALANAARLIFGLELQNASLMSDPVLGKATLAVTGIDTLTASRNAIPDRCDLIIDRRLTLGETPARALAEIEAVMQRERVRGKVETGAYRSLSYTGYECTGPEVYPAWLLPADHPLLQQSQAVIERSLGRRPTVGIWAFSTDGVYTMGEAGIPTLGFGPGDARLAHTSDESIPLGDVHLAAAAYAALAVDLLGYLARRYPL; this comes from the coding sequence ATGGCAACCCCAACCTTCACCCTCACCGCTGACCAACAGAGCGCCTGCACCGATTTCCTCAGCCGTCTGGTGGCCACCCCCAGCCTTTCGGGCCAGGAAGCCGCCGTCGCCCGGCAGGTGGCAGACGAAATGCGGAACTGCGGCTTCCCCGGTGTGCGCTGCGACCGCATCGGCAACATCGTCGGCCGCTACGGCCGGCCGGGCGGCCCTGTCCTGCTGCTCAACGCCCACATGGATACGGTGGATGTGGCCGACCCCGATGCCTGGCGCCATGATCCCTTTGGCGCCGAAATCCAGGACGGGCAGCTCTTTGGCCGCGGCAGCGCCGACATGAAAGGCGCCCTGGCGGCGATGGTGCATGGCATCGGCCTCCTCTGCCGGCAAGGCATCGACCTGCCCGGCGAGGTCATCGTGGCGGCGGTGGTGCAAGAAGAACCCACCGAGGGCATGGCCATGCGCGTCCTCGTCCAAGAGGAAGGCATCCGGCCCGATTGGGTCATCCTGGGCGAGCCGACCAACCTGCAACTGGCGCGCGGCCAGCGCGGGCGCATGGAACTGCATGTCACCGTCTTCGGGCGCTCGGCTCACGCCTCGTCGCCCGAGGCGGGCGAGAATGCCCTGGCCAACGCCGCCCGCCTCATCTTCGGCCTCGAACTCCAGAACGCCAGCCTGATGAGCGACCCCGTCCTGGGCAAAGCCACCCTGGCCGTAACCGGGATCGACACCCTGACCGCCAGCCGCAACGCCATCCCCGACCGCTGCGACCTCATCATCGACCGCCGCCTCACCCTGGGCGAGACCCCAGCCCGGGCGCTGGCCGAGATCGAGGCCGTGATGCAGCGCGAGCGCGTGCGCGGCAAGGTGGAGACCGGCGCTTACCGTAGCCTCAGCTACACCGGCTACGAATGCACCGGCCCGGAAGTCTATCCGGCCTGGCTCTTGCCCGCCGACCACCCCCTGCTGCAACAGAGCCAGGCGGTGATCGAACGCAGCCTGGGGCGACGGCCCACGGTGGGCATCTGGGCGTTTTCGACCGACGGCGTCTACACGATGGGCGAGGCCGGCATCCCCACCCTGGGTTTTGGCCCCGGCGACGCCCGTCTCGCCCACACCTCGGACGAATCCATCCCCCTGGGCGATGTTCACCTGGCCGCCGCCGCCTATGCCGCCCTGGCGGTCGATCTGCTTGGCTACCTGGCGCGACGATACCCCCTATGA
- a CDS encoding glycosyltransferase family 4 protein, which translates to MSAIPPASGRPRLGLVATLLSTAASYRGAGIHTYSRQLLQHLPGQQPALAYHAFVNDPAYQPPPGIDLHRAPAASQRPLLRILWEQIALPLAARRRQIDLFHGLAYALPLAAGLPGVVTVHDLSFLLFPHSFGPGNRLYLSRITALSCRRARKVIAVSQATARDVQRLLGVPADRIEVIYNGVDEAYFPRPAAEIEETRLRAGWPDRFLLSVGTLEPRKNHLMLIEAYAIYRRLAVAPLPLLIAGGRGWQYDAIFARVSALGLDQHVHFLGFAPASLLPWLYNAATVFVYPSRYEGFGLPVAEALACGLPAITSTASSLPEVAGEAAHTVDPDDTETLAVALAAITGDAERRAMMRAAGLAQAERFRWTLTAAKTAALYASITEDRHG; encoded by the coding sequence GTGTCTGCCATCCCCCCCGCAAGCGGCCGGCCCCGCCTGGGCCTTGTCGCCACCCTGCTTTCCACTGCGGCCAGCTACCGCGGCGCCGGCATCCACACCTACAGCCGCCAGCTGCTGCAACACCTCCCCGGCCAGCAACCCGCGCTCGCTTACCACGCTTTCGTCAACGACCCCGCCTACCAGCCTCCCCCCGGCATCGACCTGCACCGGGCGCCCGCGGCCAGCCAGCGCCCCTTGCTCCGCATCCTCTGGGAGCAGATAGCCCTCCCCCTCGCCGCCCGCCGCCGCCAGATCGACCTGTTCCACGGCCTGGCCTACGCCCTCCCCCTTGCCGCCGGTCTCCCCGGCGTCGTCACCGTCCACGACCTCAGCTTCCTTCTTTTCCCCCACTCTTTTGGGCCGGGCAACCGCCTTTACCTTTCCCGCATCACCGCCCTCAGTTGCCGGCGGGCGCGCAAAGTCATCGCCGTCTCGCAGGCCACCGCCCGCGATGTCCAGCGGCTGTTAGGGGTCCCGGCCGACCGCATCGAAGTCATCTACAACGGCGTAGACGAGGCCTACTTTCCCCGCCCTGCGGCAGAAATCGAGGAGACCCGGCTGCGCGCCGGCTGGCCCGACCGTTTTCTGCTCAGCGTCGGCACCCTTGAGCCGCGCAAGAACCACCTCATGCTCATCGAAGCCTACGCCATCTACCGCCGTCTGGCTGTGGCGCCCTTGCCGCTGTTGATTGCCGGCGGTCGGGGCTGGCAGTACGACGCCATCTTCGCCCGCGTGTCGGCCCTCGGCCTCGATCAGCATGTCCACTTCCTCGGCTTCGCCCCGGCTTCGCTGCTACCCTGGCTCTATAACGCCGCCACCGTCTTCGTCTACCCCTCGCGCTACGAAGGCTTCGGCCTGCCGGTGGCCGAGGCCCTGGCCTGCGGCCTCCCGGCCATCACCTCCACCGCCAGCAGTCTGCCCGAGGTGGCCGGCGAGGCGGCGCACACGGTGGACCCTGACGATACCGAAACCCTGGCCGTCGCCCTGGCCGCAATCACCGGCGACGCCGAACGCCGGGCGATGATGCGGGCGGCCGGGCTGGCGCAGGCAGAGCGTTTTCGTTGGACACTCACCGCGGCCAAGACGGCTGCCCTGTATGCCTCGATCACCGAGGATCGACATGGCTAA
- a CDS encoding glycosyltransferase codes for MTFLSTLLALAYQVVGLLLTLYACFLFSAVILFLLSRRRHDWPAAAPPPPTWPSVTVQLPIFNEPAVARRVVEAAAALAYPADRLQIQVLDDSTDRTAALLPGWVARLRRQTGLNITYHHRRHRQGYKAGALADGLAQAGGEFIAVFDADYVPPPDWLYRTVPALLAHPQLGFVQTRWGYLNRSQNALTAAQALALDGHFVVEQQARSAAGLWQNFNGSGGLWRRAAIESAGGWTADTVTEDFDLSYRAQLQGWRGGYIDAIAAPGELPPTLGGYKRQQRRWAKGACQTLRKLAPDLWRSQAPAWRRLYAGLHMAGYTTHLLLLVLLLLSLPLALLPNRPWPLPIPGGLSLAVSVLPILLYALSQQRLAGWRGLRRLWALPILALINLGFAPTLAGAVIEGFSRRGGVFERTPKHGSAPQPGGIERGPWRQLLPEALACLVAGLTLAAIAANGRWGLAPLPSFFLLGAGSVLLLGLREQLRATPHPSGRRQTLAEAITPSDF; via the coding sequence ATGACCTTCCTCTCCACCCTCCTTGCCCTGGCCTACCAGGTGGTCGGGCTGCTCCTCACCCTCTACGCCTGTTTTCTGTTCAGCGCCGTCATCCTGTTCCTCCTCAGCCGCCGGCGACACGATTGGCCCGCCGCGGCCCCCCCGCCCCCGACCTGGCCATCCGTGACCGTGCAACTGCCGATCTTCAACGAGCCGGCCGTGGCGCGACGGGTGGTCGAGGCCGCCGCCGCCCTCGCCTACCCCGCCGACCGCCTGCAGATCCAGGTGCTCGACGACTCCACCGACCGCACCGCCGCCCTGTTGCCGGGTTGGGTGGCCCGCCTGCGCCGCCAGACCGGGCTGAACATCACCTATCACCATCGCCGCCATCGCCAGGGCTACAAAGCCGGGGCGCTGGCGGACGGCCTGGCCCAGGCTGGCGGCGAATTCATCGCCGTCTTCGACGCCGACTACGTTCCCCCGCCCGACTGGCTGTATCGCACCGTCCCCGCCCTGTTGGCCCACCCCCAGCTTGGCTTCGTTCAGACGCGCTGGGGCTACCTCAACCGGTCGCAGAACGCCCTCACCGCCGCCCAGGCCCTGGCCCTGGATGGCCATTTCGTGGTCGAACAGCAGGCTCGCTCCGCCGCCGGTCTGTGGCAGAACTTCAACGGCAGCGGCGGGCTGTGGCGGCGAGCTGCCATCGAATCTGCCGGCGGTTGGACGGCCGACACCGTCACCGAGGATTTCGACCTCTCGTACCGCGCCCAGCTGCAGGGCTGGCGCGGAGGCTACATCGACGCCATCGCCGCGCCTGGCGAACTGCCGCCCACCCTGGGCGGCTACAAACGCCAGCAGCGGCGCTGGGCCAAAGGCGCCTGCCAGACCCTGCGCAAGCTGGCGCCCGACCTCTGGCGCAGCCAGGCTCCGGCCTGGCGCCGGTTGTATGCCGGGCTGCACATGGCCGGCTACACGACCCACCTCCTGCTCCTCGTCCTCTTGTTGCTCAGCCTGCCCCTGGCCCTGCTGCCCAACCGCCCCTGGCCGCTTCCCATCCCCGGCGGCCTGTCGCTGGCCGTCTCTGTGCTGCCCATCCTGCTCTATGCGCTTTCGCAGCAGCGTCTGGCCGGATGGCGCGGGCTACGCCGGCTGTGGGCCTTGCCCATCCTGGCCCTGATCAACCTGGGCTTCGCCCCCACCCTGGCCGGGGCTGTGATCGAAGGATTCAGCCGGCGGGGCGGCGTCTTCGAGCGCACACCCAAACACGGCTCCGCGCCCCAACCGGGCGGGATCGAGCGCGGCCCCTGGCGCCAGCTCCTGCCCGAAGCCCTCGCCTGTCTGGTCGCTGGCCTGACTCTGGCTGCCATCGCCGCCAACGGGCGCTGGGGGCTGGCCCCCCTGCCTTCGTTCTTCCTGCTCGGCGCCGGGTCGGTGCTGCTCCTCGGTCTGCGCGAACAACTGCGGGCGACCCCGCACCCCAGCGGCCGCCGCCAGACCCTGGCCGAAGCCATCACACCGAGCGATTTCTGA
- a CDS encoding Sir2 family NAD-dependent protein deacetylase, translating into MRRSRIDSSLFRQAVGLLQEARRVTALTGAGISTPSGIPDFRSPGIGLWSLADPLEIGSIWGFRDKPQRFYDWFRPLTRDIMAARPNAAHHALAELERMGKLGSLITQNIDHLHQKVGSSRVLELHGHLRTLTCLRCRFQDAAETYLHRFLNTGAAPVCPNCGAILKPDVVLFGEPLPEATLLAAQEEALHCDLMLVVGSSLEVMPAADLPPLAVRRGARLIIVNLGVTPYDHLADVVLKGDVAQVLPELVKQAAQGADAA; encoded by the coding sequence TTGCGTCGCTCTCGTATCGATTCTTCGCTTTTCCGGCAGGCGGTGGGGCTGCTGCAAGAGGCCCGCCGTGTAACTGCCCTGACCGGCGCGGGGATTTCCACGCCCTCCGGCATCCCGGACTTCCGTTCGCCTGGCATCGGGCTTTGGAGCCTGGCCGACCCGCTCGAGATCGGTTCGATCTGGGGTTTCAGGGACAAACCGCAACGCTTCTACGACTGGTTTCGCCCCCTGACCCGCGACATCATGGCAGCGCGGCCCAACGCCGCCCATCACGCCCTGGCCGAACTGGAGCGGATGGGCAAGCTGGGCAGCCTCATCACCCAGAACATCGACCATCTGCACCAGAAGGTGGGGTCGAGCCGGGTGTTGGAGTTGCACGGCCATCTGCGCACACTCACCTGTCTGCGCTGCCGGTTTCAGGATGCAGCCGAAACCTATCTCCACCGTTTCCTCAATACCGGGGCGGCGCCCGTTTGCCCCAACTGCGGCGCCATCCTCAAACCAGACGTGGTTCTGTTCGGCGAGCCGCTGCCCGAAGCCACCCTCCTGGCCGCGCAAGAAGAAGCGTTGCACTGCGACCTGATGCTGGTCGTGGGTTCGTCGTTGGAGGTGATGCCTGCCGCCGACCTGCCGCCGCTGGCTGTGCGGCGTGGGGCGCGGCTGATCATCGTCAACCTGGGCGTCACCCCCTACGACCACCTGGCCGATGTGGTGTTGAAGGGTGATGTGGCCCAGGTGCTGCCGGAACTGGTGAAACAGGCGGCCCAGGGCGCCGACGCCGCCTGA
- a CDS encoding CDP-alcohol phosphatidyltransferase family protein, whose product MLTEWGRRSFRGLFEAVAQVFKTLHITPNMITLSGLLLNCVVAYLIIVGRIQAGGVLYIFAAGLDAIDGTLARMVGVRSRFGAFWDSTLDRMGEAIVISAVGVWAALQGDALGVGLAFAALSTSYLVSYTRARAEGLGLDTKVGFGTRVERYLVMVLALITGYAIIGLAVIAVIAGVTVLQRIYDVWRQANKPS is encoded by the coding sequence ATGCTCACCGAATGGGGCCGACGTAGCTTCAGAGGTTTGTTCGAAGCCGTCGCTCAGGTCTTCAAGACGCTGCACATCACGCCCAATATGATCACGCTGTCGGGTTTGCTGCTGAACTGCGTGGTCGCCTATCTCATCATCGTCGGGCGCATTCAGGCTGGGGGCGTTCTCTATATCTTCGCCGCCGGTCTCGATGCCATCGACGGCACCCTGGCGCGCATGGTCGGCGTCCGCTCTCGCTTTGGCGCTTTCTGGGATAGCACCCTCGACCGCATGGGCGAGGCCATCGTCATTTCGGCAGTGGGGGTGTGGGCGGCCTTGCAGGGCGATGCCCTCGGCGTCGGCCTGGCGTTTGCGGCCCTCAGCACCAGTTATCTTGTCAGCTACACGCGCGCCCGCGCCGAGGGCCTGGGCCTCGACACCAAGGTCGGCTTTGGCACCCGCGTCGAACGCTATCTCGTCATGGTCCTTGCCCTGATCACCGGCTATGCCATCATCGGTCTCGCCGTCATCGCCGTCATCGCCGGCGTCACCGTCCTCCAGCGCATCTACGATGTCTGGCGGCAAGCGAATAAGCCATCTTGA
- the rpmH gene encoding 50S ribosomal protein L34: MKRTWQPKVRRRFRTHGFRERMTTRGGRNVLKRRHLRGRRQLTV; the protein is encoded by the coding sequence ATGAAACGCACCTGGCAACCCAAAGTCCGCCGCCGCTTCCGCACGCATGGCTTCCGCGAGCGCATGACCACTCGCGGCGGTCGCAATGTCCTCAAGCGCCGCCACCTGCGCGGCCGCCGACAACTGACCGTCTGA
- a CDS encoding YidC/Oxa1 family membrane protein insertase, protein MKRFTRYLPLILLLVLAAILLSGCGRVTTDAATGEQVYQPGALEIIAGPMRSVMIFFHGLLDNISTFAWGWSIILVAVMIRLLLLPLGIRQMRSMRVAQAKMQAVQPELDALKKKYAKDKQKLQEEQMKLYQKHGIMQAQMAGCLPTLLQMPILIAFYYALLGLIVQSSFKGARFYLIPNLAYPTYYGGLKWLTQDFSLQKLLQLDVWPYLVLPVILAVTQYAMTKMSQANQPAPDPDNPSAAMMGQMTILMTGMFVFFSLQVPSGVSLYWAVGNLLAIAQQYYVNRQKLHWAAEPAAAPAPAIAAGDDSEDDEAPPASSNGRNKYTSDTAASAELPETAASPRRKRRRRR, encoded by the coding sequence GTGAAACGTTTTACCCGATACCTGCCGCTCATCCTCCTCCTGGTATTGGCGGCGATCCTGCTTAGCGGCTGTGGTCGCGTCACCACCGACGCGGCAACCGGCGAGCAGGTGTACCAACCGGGGGCCTTGGAGATCATCGCCGGGCCGATGCGCTCGGTCATGATTTTCTTCCACGGCTTGCTGGATAACATCAGTACCTTTGCCTGGGGCTGGTCCATCATTCTGGTGGCCGTAATGATCCGCCTATTGCTGCTGCCCCTTGGCATCCGGCAGATGCGGTCGATGCGCGTCGCTCAGGCCAAGATGCAGGCCGTCCAACCCGAACTGGATGCGTTGAAGAAGAAGTACGCCAAGGACAAGCAGAAGCTGCAAGAAGAACAGATGAAGCTGTATCAGAAGCATGGGATCATGCAGGCGCAGATGGCCGGCTGTCTGCCCACCCTCTTGCAAATGCCGATCCTGATCGCCTTCTATTATGCCCTGCTGGGTCTGATCGTGCAGAGCAGCTTCAAAGGCGCCCGCTTCTATCTCATCCCCAACCTGGCCTATCCTACGTACTATGGCGGCTTGAAATGGCTGACACAAGATTTCAGCCTGCAGAAACTCCTCCAATTAGATGTCTGGCCATACCTGGTGCTCCCCGTCATCCTGGCCGTCACCCAATATGCGATGACCAAGATGAGCCAGGCCAACCAGCCCGCCCCCGACCCCGATAACCCCAGCGCGGCCATGATGGGACAGATGACCATCCTCATGACCGGGATGTTCGTCTTCTTCTCGTTGCAGGTGCCTTCGGGCGTCAGCCTCTATTGGGCCGTAGGCAACCTCCTGGCGATAGCGCAGCAATACTACGTCAACCGGCAGAAGCTGCACTGGGCCGCCGAACCCGCCGCCGCCCCGGCCCCCGCCATCGCCGCCGGCGACGACTCTGAAGACGATGAGGCGCCGCCGGCTTCGTCCAACGGCAGAAACAAATACACCTCTGACACCGCCGCCAGCGCCGAACTGCCCGAAACCGCCGCTTCCCCCCGCCGCAAACGCCGCCGGCGGCGATAG
- the yidD gene encoding membrane protein insertion efficiency factor YidD translates to MKSIFLALIRGYQRFLSPALGANCIYQPSCSHYTYQAIEKYGVLRGGWLGAKRIARCHPFHAGGYDPVP, encoded by the coding sequence GTGAAAAGCATCTTCCTCGCCCTCATCCGCGGCTACCAGCGTTTCCTTTCGCCGGCCTTGGGCGCCAACTGCATCTACCAGCCCAGTTGCTCGCACTACACCTACCAGGCGATCGAGAAATACGGGGTGCTGCGCGGCGGCTGGCTGGGCGCCAAACGCATCGCCCGCTGCCACCCCTTCCACGCCGGCGGCTATGACCCTGTTCCCTGA
- a CDS encoding sigma-70 family RNA polymerase sigma factor: MSQIPPDEVTVVERAALSDPEAIASLYDRYAPRIYSYIYHRLSDPITAEDLTGQTFLRMIEALRSDRGWRTSFSGWLFRIAHNLVIDHYRRRSQADFSDLDDFPNIPAHDAEADPYKAAAAILDSDALVRAINELTEEQAQVITLRFLEGYSITEVAVLMDKTEGAIKALQYRAVASLRRLMLGDLV; encoded by the coding sequence GTGTCACAGATTCCCCCAGATGAGGTGACAGTGGTCGAACGGGCAGCTCTCAGCGACCCTGAAGCCATTGCCTCCCTGTACGACCGCTACGCACCACGCATCTATAGCTACATCTACCACCGTTTGAGCGACCCGATCACTGCCGAAGATCTCACCGGTCAGACTTTTCTAAGGATGATCGAAGCGTTGAGGTCGGACAGGGGGTGGCGGACGTCGTTTTCCGGCTGGCTTTTCCGTATTGCCCACAATCTTGTCATCGATCATTACCGGCGCCGCAGCCAGGCCGATTTCTCCGACCTCGACGACTTCCCCAACATCCCTGCCCACGACGCCGAGGCTGACCCCTACAAGGCCGCCGCTGCCATTCTGGATAGCGATGCCCTTGTGCGCGCCATCAACGAACTGACCGAAGAACAAGCTCAGGTTATCACGCTCCGCTTTCTCGAGGGCTACAGCATCACCGAGGTGGCCGTCCTGATGGACAAAACCGAAGGTGCGATCAAGGCACTGCAATATCGCGCTGTCGCCAGTCTCCGCCGACTCATGCTTGGCGATCTTGTATGA